The sequence GCTGTTCACCGGTCCTACCGCGCTCGCCTTCGTGAGCGGTGACGTGGTCGAGGCGGCCAAGGGCCTTCGTGCCTTCGCCAAGGCCAACCCCGCTCTCGTCATCAAGGGCGGTGTCTTCGAGGGCAAGGCGCTCACGGCGGACGAGGTCAACAAGCTTGCCGACCTCGAGTCCCGTGAGGTGCTGCTGGCCAAGCTGGCCGGCGCCATGAAGGGCAACCTCACCAAGGCGGCCGGGCTGTTCCAGGCCCCGCTGTCGCAGGTCGCTCGCCTCGGGGCGGCCCTGCAGGAGAAGCGCGAGAAGGAAGGTTCCGCCGAGGCCGCCTGAGCGCGCCACGCGGAATCCACGCACGTTTTACATCAGTTGCTAGGAAAGGTTGCCTGACATGGCGAAGCTCAGCACCGAAGAGCTGCTCGACGCGTTCAAGGAGATGACGCTGATCGAGCTCTCCGAGTTCGTGAAGCAGTTCGAGACCACCTTCGAGGTCACCGCCGCGGCTCCGGTCGCGATCGCGGCCGGCCCGGCCGCCGGTGGCGCCGCGCCCGAGGCCGAGGCGGAGAAGGACTCGTTCGACGTC is a genomic window of Actinoplanes teichomyceticus ATCC 31121 containing:
- the rplJ gene encoding 50S ribosomal protein L10; translation: MADKPVRADKASAVAELTESFRDSTATVLTEYRGLTVKQLTELRRALGQQAKYSVAKNTLAKRAAGDAGIEGLDTLFTGPTALAFVSGDVVEAAKGLRAFAKANPALVIKGGVFEGKALTADEVNKLADLESREVLLAKLAGAMKGNLTKAAGLFQAPLSQVARLGAALQEKREKEGSAEAA
- the rplL gene encoding 50S ribosomal protein L7/L12; the encoded protein is MAKLSTEELLDAFKEMTLIELSEFVKQFETTFEVTAAAPVAIAAGPAAGGAAPEAEAEKDSFDVVLESDGGKKIQVIKVVRELTGLGLKEAKDTVEGAPKAILEGVNKEKAEAAKAKLEAEGAKVTLK